The sequence below is a genomic window from Brevibacillus laterosporus.
CTCCACAGATGCACGAGTCCAGCTAGCGATGGCATTCAAGTCCAATGAGCGTCGAGCAATAATCGCGCCTAGTGGAATAGGTAAGCCAGTATCCGTTTCCCACCAATTGCCTAAGTCGGTCATGAGTGTAAGACCGTAGGAAGGGTAGGTAAAACGCGCTTCATGAATTACTAATCCAGCGTCGATTTTGCCATCTCGTACGGCAGGCATAATTTCGTGAAAAGGCATTACAACGGTTTCGCCTACCCCACCGGGAACATTTTGGGCTGCCCACAAACGGAATAGCAGATAGGCGGTGGAGCGCTCACTAGGTACTGCCACACGTTTGCCAGACAGGGCAGACGGATCAGCTGGTTGTTTGGCTGGCTGATCAATATCAGAAGAGTTTTTTGTTAGGACCAAGGGACCGCAACCTCTACCCAACGCTCCTCCGCACGGCAATAGTGCGTATTCAGACAATACCCAAGGTAGAGCGGCGTAGGAAATTTTGAGTACTTCTGGACCAGTAAAACTGGCAGCAAGTCCATTGGTGATATCAATATCTGCATACATAACATCTAGGGCAGGAGCGCCAGGAATTAATCCATGGGTCCAAGCATGAAAAACAAATGTGTCATTGGGGCAAGGGGAAAAAGCGATTTTCATCGTAACACCTCCACTAGTACTGAACTTACTTTTTCAAGAGATTCTAAAGCTTCTTTTATACGCCAAGCAG
It includes:
- a CDS encoding 1,4-dihydroxy-6-naphthoate synthase, whose amino-acid sequence is MKIAFSPCPNDTFVFHAWTHGLIPGAPALDVMYADIDITNGLAASFTGPEVLKISYAALPWVLSEYALLPCGGALGRGCGPLVLTKNSSDIDQPAKQPADPSALSGKRVAVPSERSTAYLLFRLWAAQNVPGGVGETVVMPFHEIMPAVRDGKIDAGLVIHEARFTYPSYGLTLMTDLGNWWETDTGLPIPLGAIIARRSLDLNAIASWTRASVEYAWAHPEVSREYIMHHAQEMDPAVTQAHINLYVNKFTADLGEDGYAAVTALLSRAANEGLVPEFDLKSLRYEPRSI